In Lotus japonicus ecotype B-129 chromosome 5, LjGifu_v1.2, one genomic interval encodes:
- the LOC130720109 gene encoding uncharacterized protein LOC130720109 — MIGLLTATSEERTYVKDDIVTKMMLLEISDDKGKLECALFGEYVQIVLDYLSSNPLEKPVVVLQLAKLKSFRGKNVLQNVMKASRIIFNPEVAEAESLMDRLVLRCFISGLNMQPNQPVGHIISPNPSVPIFEDFMNNYPKKTICALNETTEDGLFIVYGTVVGLLQDDPWWYFACKCHKAVTFDDGLYFCPGCCKHVMDVSARYKIKLEVFDGTDSGNFLLFDSDAHHLIKKSCKDMLGNLKDPKSAEITPLMEEQLVGKELLFKVEKKSNNFFQFDDSYCVKRICDDPSIIEAFKAISASQTSNLARCPTPLTVVNSAGDKVAVEDPSESCVVLSPEVLTPSLGSDPSYVGSSANIFKRKADEDCKKPPTVPKLKMKNVKVEKKELY; from the exons ATGATTGGTTTGTTGACAGCTACCTCTGAGGAAAGGACTTATGTCAAGGATGACATTGTTACAAAGATGATGTTGCTTGAAATTAGTGATGACAA aGGAAAACTGGAGTGTGCCCTTTTTGGAGAGTATGTTCAGATTGTATTGGACTACCTTAGTTCTAATCCTTTGGAAAAGCCTGTTGTGGTTCTCCAGCTTGCAAAGCTTAAGTCATTTAGag GTAAGAATGTTCTTCAGAATGTAATGAAAGCATCGAGGATTATCTTTAATCCTGAGGTTGCTGAAGCTGAATCTTTGATGGACCGATTAGTTTTGAGATGTTT CATATCTGGCCTTAATATGCAGCCCAATCAACCTGTGGGGCATATTATTTCTCCTAATCCTTCTGTTCCAATTTTTGAAGATTTTATGAACAACTATCCTAAGAAAACTATATGTGCTTTGAATGAAACTACTGAG GAtggattgtttattgtttatggaACTGTGGTTGGTTTGTTGCAAGATGATCCATGGTGGTATTTTGCATGCAAGTGTCACAAAGCTGTGACTTTTGATGATGGATTATATTTCTGCCCCGGTTGCTGTAAGCATGTTATGGATGTTTCTGCAAG ATACAAGATTAAGCTTGAGGTGTTTGATGGCACTGATTCTGGAAATTTTCTGTTGTTTGACTCTGATGCTCATCATCTCATTAAGAAGTCTTGCAAGGATATGTTGGGAAATTTGAAG GATCCTAAATCTGCTGAGATTACTCCCTTGATGGAAGAACAATTGGTAGGGAAAGAATTGCTGTTTAAGGTGGAGAAGAAatctaataattttttccagTTTGATGACTCTTATTGTGTGAAGCGTATTTGTGATGATCCTTCTATTATAGAAGCCTTTAAGGCAATTTCTGCTTCCCAGACTTCAAATTTG GCTAGGTGCCCCACTCCTTTGACTGTTGTTAATTCTGCTGGAGATAAGGTAGCAgttgaggacccctctgagtcCTGTGTGGTTTTATCCCCTGAGGTTCTAACCCCTTCTCTTGGTAGTGATCCTTCATATGTGGGAAGCTCTGCTAACATTTTCAAGAGGAAGGCTGATGAAGATTGTAAGAAACCTCCAACTGTTCCTaaactgaagatgaagaatgtCAAAGTGGAGAAGAAGGAGTTATATTAG